A section of the Neorhizobium galegae bv. orientalis str. HAMBI 540 genome encodes:
- a CDS encoding DUF1674 domain-containing protein, translating into MQNADNDNSETAPEEAAPRKPLSPAAERALKEAEERRQAAAKAEMPEEYGGRGGADPARFGDWEINGRAIDF; encoded by the coding sequence ATGCAAAACGCAGATAACGACAATTCGGAAACCGCACCGGAAGAAGCGGCTCCCAGGAAGCCCCTCTCCCCAGCCGCCGAACGCGCCCTGAAGGAAGCCGAGGAACGCCGCCAGGCGGCAGCCAAGGCCGAAATGCCCGAAGAATACGGCGGCCGCGGCGGCGCCGACCCCGCCCGCTTCGGCGACTGGGAAATCAACGGCCGGGCAATCGATTTCTAA
- a CDS encoding thermonuclease family protein: MFKSLLILAGTAAVFATGVEARDEIPGPVTAEILRVIDGDTLLVEAQPWPQQKMEVYVRIRGIDAPELKSKCERLREAGLDAQRALEALIAQSRKIQLTHISGDKYFGRIVADVVLSDGRSAGGDLLLAGLVRTYDGGRKPREVCDTD; the protein is encoded by the coding sequence ATGTTCAAGTCGCTTCTGATTCTCGCTGGCACTGCCGCGGTGTTCGCCACCGGAGTTGAAGCGCGTGACGAAATCCCGGGACCGGTGACGGCTGAAATCCTGCGAGTCATCGACGGCGATACACTGCTGGTCGAAGCACAGCCCTGGCCGCAGCAGAAGATGGAAGTTTATGTGCGTATTCGGGGCATTGACGCGCCGGAGCTGAAATCGAAATGCGAGCGGCTCCGCGAAGCGGGCCTTGATGCCCAACGTGCACTCGAAGCGCTGATTGCCCAATCACGTAAAATTCAGCTCACCCATATTTCCGGCGATAAATATTTCGGCCGCATCGTCGCCGACGTCGTGCTCTCCGATGGCCGCAGCGCTGGCGGCGACCTGCTGCTCGCGGGCCTCGTGCGGACCTATGACGGCGGACGCAAGCCGCGCGAGGTCTGCGACACAGACTGA